Proteins encoded together in one Hevea brasiliensis isolate MT/VB/25A 57/8 chromosome 16, ASM3005281v1, whole genome shotgun sequence window:
- the LOC110634239 gene encoding caffeic acid 3-O-methyltransferase, whose product MTGSEQSNSASIMSGRSDEETWNLAIDLANTVILPMVLKSALELNVIDIISTAGNSGASLSAPEIAQRIPEAKNPEAPVLLDRMLRLLATYDIVKCSSNTKENGEAERLYAPGPICKFLTKNKNGSGSAAPLLLLHHDEVFMKSWYHLNEAILEGGTPFNRAYGMNQFEYPGTDQRFNRVFNDAMSSYTTYLVKKILDAYKGFDGLKSLVDVGGNSGVTLNSITSKYPHIKGINYDLPHVLADAPSYPGVEHVAGDMFKSVPKGDAIILKWVLHDWNDDLCLKLLKNCWEALPSNGKVIVVESILPTVPENNVTSQVLHKEDLMLLSFNVGGKERTRQEFEALASKSGFSSCEFICCAYNSWVIEFHK is encoded by the exons ATGACTGGTTCTGAGCAAAGCAATTCAGCCTCAATCATGTCTGGACGCAGCGATGAAGAaacatggaatctggccatcgaCCTAGCAAATACCGTTATTCTTCCAATGGTACTAAAATCAGCTCTGGAGCTCAACGTCATCGACATCATTTCCACAGCTGGGAACAGTGGTGCGTCCCTCTCAGCGCCCGAGATTGCACAACGGATTCCGGAGGCGAAAAACCCAGAAGCACCTGTTTTACTGGACCGTATGTTGCGTCTTTTGGCAACCTATGATATAGTGAAATGCTCGTCGAACACCAAAGAGAATGGCGAGGCTGAAAGATTGTATGCTCCAGGACCCATATGCAAATTCCTTACCAAGAATAAAAATGGGAGCGGATCTGCTGCTCCTTTATTGTTGTTGCACCACGATGAGGTCTTCATGAAGAGCTG GTACCATTTAAATGAAGCAATACTTGAAGGTGGAACTCCATTCAACAGAGCCTATGGAATGAATCAATTTGAATACCCAGGAACTGATCAAAGGTTCAATAGGGTATTCAATGACGCCATGTCAAGCTACACTACATATTTGGTGAAGAAGATCCTTGATGCTTACAAGGGATTTGATGGCCTCAAGTCGTTAGTTGATGTGGGCGGTAATAGTGGAGTTACTCTCAATAGTATCACTTCAAAATATCCTCATATTAAGGGCATTAATTATGATTTGCCTCATGTATTAGCCGATGCGCCTTCATATCCAG GAGTGGAGCATGTTGCAGGAGATATGTTTAAGAGTGTTCCAAAGGGAGATGCAATTATCCTCAAG TGGGTACTCCATGATTGGAACGATGATCTTTGCTTGAAACTTCTCAAGAACTGCTGGGAAGCTCTTCCTAGTAACGGTAAGGTGATTGTTGTGGAGTCGATTCTACCCACGGTTCCAGAGAATAATGTTACTTCACAAGTTTTGCACAAGGAAGATTTAATGTTGTTATCTTTTAATGTTGGAGGAAAAGAGAGGACCCGACAGGAGTTTGAGGCCTTGGCATCGAAATCGGGCTTTTCAAGTTGTGAATTTATATGCTGTGCTTACAATAGCTGGGTTATAGAGTTCCACAAATGA